Proteins from one Falco naumanni isolate bFalNau1 chromosome 2, bFalNau1.pat, whole genome shotgun sequence genomic window:
- the RASL11A gene encoding ras-like protein family member 11A, which produces MRLPSMSQSFLLAPIAECAPGPPGAQLRLAVLGARGVGKSAMIVRFLTKRFIGDYEPNTGNLYSRLVQLEGDPVAVQIQDTPGCIQVQEDCVQVLDSLSRCVKWAEGFLLVYSITDYSSYQSVRPLYQHIRKVHPDARTPVIIVGNKADLLHARQVQAKEGLQLANELGSLFLEISTSDDSQGVCDVFQYLCKEVSKLQHAGSTDRRRSSIIPRPKSPNMQDLKRRFKQALSSKVK; this is translated from the exons ATGCGCCTGCCCAGCATGTCCCAGTCCTTCCTGCTGGCGCCCATCGCCGAGtgcgccccggggccgcccggcGCCCAGCTCCGCCTGGCCGTGCTGGGCGCCCGCGGGGTGGGCAAGAGCG CGATGATCGTGCGGTTCTTGACGAAGCGGTTCATCGGCGACTACGAGCCCAACACAG gcaaCCTCTACTCCAGGCTGGTCCAGCTGGAGGGGGACCCCGTCGCCGTCCAAATCCAAGACACGCCGGGGTGCATCCAG GTGCAGGAGGACTGTGTGCAGGTGCTAGACTCCCTGTCCAGGTGTGTGAAGTGGGCAGAGGGCTTCCTTCTGGTCTACTCCATCACAGACTACAGCAGCTACCAGTCAGTCCGACCTCTCTACCAGCACATACGCAAGGTCCACCCAGATGCCAGGACTCCCGTCATAATTGTGGGGAACAAGGCAGACCTCCTCCACGCCAGGCAAGTACAGGCGAAAGAGGGACTACAGCTGGCAAACGaactgggcagcctgttcttgGAAATCTCCACGAGCGATGACTCCCAAGGTGTCTGTGATGTTTTCCAGTATCTTTGCAAGGAGGTCAGCAAACTACAGCATGCCGGCAGCACGGACAGGAGGCGGTCGTCCATCATCCCTCGGCCCAAATCTCCCAACATGCAAGATCTAAAGAGACGTTTCAAACAGGCTTTGTCTTCCAAAGTCAAATAA
- the RPL21 gene encoding 60S ribosomal protein L21, which produces MTNTKGKRRGTRYMFSRPFRKHGVVPLATYMRIYKKGDIVDIKGMGTVQKGMPHKCYHGKTGRVYNVTQHAVGIIVNKQVKGKILAKRINVRIEHIKHSKSRDSFLQRVKENEKKKKEAKEKGIWVQLKRQPAPPREAHFVRTNGKDPELLEPIPYEFMA; this is translated from the exons ATGACgaacacaaaaggaaagaggaggggGACACGTTATATGTTCTCAAGGCCATTTCGCAAGCATG GAGTTGTCCCCCTGGCTACCTATATGCGCATCTACAAGAAGGGTGATATAGTTGATATCAAG GGTATGGGCACTGTTCAAAAAGGTATGCCCCACAAGTGTTACCATGGCAAGACTGGAAGGGTATATAATGTTACTCAGCACGCTGTGGGCATTATTGTTAACAAGCAGGTTAA GGGCAAGATTCTTGCCAAGAGAATTAATGTGCGTATTGAGCATATTAAACATTCCAAGAGCAGAGACAGCTTTCTGCAGCGTGtgaaagagaatgaaaagaagaaaaaggaagcaaaagaaaaaggcatttggGTTCAACTGAAACGTCAG CCTGCTCCACCGAGAGAAGCACACTTTGTGAGAACGAATGGCAAGGatccagagctgctggagccaaTTCCCTATGAATTCATGgcataa